In Symmachiella dynata, the following are encoded in one genomic region:
- the rfaE2 gene encoding D-glycero-beta-D-manno-heptose 1-phosphate adenylyltransferase produces the protein MSNDLIQVLQNLGRPQVLVLGDLILDRYIWGDAERVSQEAPVILLQADRSETRLGGAANVAQLLRGLEAGVSLAGVTGDDLDGRELRSELEALDVNCDAVLVDDTRPTTVKERFIGRAQHRHPHQMLRVDREQRTALDAQRSETLLQTVLPLIEKHQVVLISDYAKGVCTPEIVQQIITHARQVGVPVIVDPRPGEDYSLYHGATAVTPNRLETTRATGINVQSSDDAFAAGRQLCEELDLKNAFVTLDSDGIAVVQANGDAELLPTRRREVYDITGAGDMVLATIGVAMADGVSLADTARLANIAGGLEVEQIGVVPITRDQMLGDLLTGPRKTYQKVCDLDELAQHVSARRQLKQKIVLTNGCFDLLHVGHVHYLQQAADEGDCLIVAVNSDASIRRLDKAPDRPLFPQQERATMLAALDAVDYVLVFDEETPHALLDRLRPDLLVKGGTYRRDEIVGWELVESYGGDVKPLSVIPGVSTTQIVERLRGQTILKRPAVSQAHAPERKAG, from the coding sequence ATGTCCAATGATTTAATCCAGGTTCTGCAAAACCTTGGCCGCCCACAGGTGTTGGTGTTGGGCGACTTAATACTCGACCGTTACATCTGGGGCGACGCCGAACGGGTTAGCCAGGAAGCGCCCGTTATACTGCTGCAAGCCGATCGCAGTGAAACCCGTTTGGGCGGTGCTGCGAACGTCGCGCAGTTATTGCGGGGATTAGAAGCCGGCGTTTCGCTCGCAGGTGTCACCGGTGATGACCTCGACGGACGCGAACTCCGCAGTGAACTAGAAGCCTTGGATGTGAATTGTGATGCGGTGCTCGTCGACGACACGCGTCCCACGACCGTCAAGGAACGCTTCATCGGACGCGCGCAACATCGGCATCCGCACCAAATGCTCCGCGTGGATCGTGAACAGCGCACGGCGCTGGACGCCCAACGCTCGGAGACCTTGCTGCAGACCGTCCTGCCGTTGATTGAAAAACACCAAGTCGTGTTGATCTCCGATTATGCCAAAGGCGTGTGTACTCCGGAAATCGTGCAACAGATCATTACCCACGCTCGTCAAGTCGGCGTCCCGGTGATTGTCGATCCGCGACCGGGCGAGGACTATTCGCTGTATCACGGTGCGACGGCCGTCACGCCGAATCGTTTAGAAACCACGCGGGCGACCGGCATCAATGTGCAATCCAGTGATGATGCTTTTGCCGCGGGACGGCAATTGTGCGAAGAACTGGACCTGAAGAATGCGTTTGTGACACTTGATAGCGACGGCATCGCTGTGGTCCAAGCGAATGGGGACGCGGAATTGCTGCCGACGCGCAGACGTGAGGTTTACGACATTACCGGCGCGGGAGACATGGTGCTGGCGACGATTGGTGTCGCCATGGCCGATGGGGTCTCGTTGGCGGACACCGCCCGTTTGGCGAATATCGCCGGCGGTTTGGAGGTCGAGCAGATCGGGGTGGTTCCCATCACGCGCGACCAAATGTTGGGGGACCTACTGACTGGTCCGCGTAAGACCTACCAAAAAGTCTGCGATCTCGACGAACTTGCTCAGCACGTTTCCGCGCGGCGACAATTGAAACAAAAAATCGTGCTCACCAACGGCTGCTTTGATTTGTTGCATGTGGGACATGTGCATTATCTGCAACAAGCCGCCGATGAAGGGGATTGCCTGATCGTCGCCGTCAACAGCGACGCGAGCATCCGCCGCTTGGACAAGGCTCCGGATCGCCCGTTGTTTCCGCAACAGGAGCGAGCCACTATGTTGGCCGCTTTGGACGCGGTGGACTATGTGCTGGTCTTTGACGAAGAAACACCGCACGCCCTGCTGGATCGCCTCCGACCTGATTTGTTGGTCAAGGGGGGGACGTATCGCCGCGATGAGATCGTGGGTTGGGAACTTGTGGAATCCTATGGCGGCGACGTAAAGCCATTGTCGGTCATTCCCGGTGTCTCCACGACACAGATCGTTGAACGGTTGCGGGGCCAGACGATTTTGAAGAGACCCGCTGTTTCTCAAGCTCATGCGCCGGAGCGAAAAGCAGGATGA
- the rfbG gene encoding CDP-glucose 4,6-dehydratase, whose translation MEGGRLWQPFWRGKRVLVTGHTGFKGAWLCLLLKELGAEVVGFARDIPTQPALFELAHLDDDLRSIRGDVRNFEHLRTTVRDAQPEIVIHMAAQSLVRRSYHEPLETYATNVMGTAHVLEAVRQTSGVRVAIVVTSDKCYQNHDAIHGFVEADPMGGSDPYSSSKGCAELITAAYRDSFFSSTAKAETAIATVRSGNVIGGGDWAEDRLVPDLMRAFAADQPAAIRNPLFVRPWQHVLEPLKGYLMLAEKLWDAPGDFSEAWNFGPRDEDAQPVSVIADRLAELWEGDASWELAVGEQPCEAHSLKLNCEKAREELGWWPRTTLDTALQWTVQWYQAFQNGLDARAVTQQQICQFLGTKIPLNTQVPTAGFAKAG comes from the coding sequence ATGGAAGGCGGCAGACTATGGCAGCCGTTTTGGCGCGGAAAACGTGTGCTGGTGACCGGCCATACGGGCTTTAAGGGAGCTTGGCTCTGTCTATTGCTCAAAGAGCTAGGCGCCGAGGTCGTCGGTTTTGCCCGCGACATCCCCACACAACCAGCGCTGTTTGAGCTCGCCCATCTTGACGATGACCTACGCTCGATTCGCGGCGATGTCCGCAACTTCGAACACCTGCGCACCACGGTTCGCGATGCACAGCCGGAGATCGTGATTCACATGGCGGCGCAGAGTTTGGTGCGACGCTCCTATCACGAACCGCTCGAAACCTATGCTACCAACGTCATGGGAACGGCTCACGTGCTGGAAGCCGTGCGACAGACATCTGGTGTCCGCGTCGCGATTGTCGTCACGAGTGACAAATGCTACCAAAATCATGACGCGATCCATGGCTTCGTCGAAGCAGACCCCATGGGAGGCAGCGATCCCTACAGCAGTAGTAAGGGGTGCGCCGAGTTGATCACCGCCGCTTACCGCGACTCCTTTTTCTCATCCACGGCGAAAGCTGAGACAGCCATCGCAACGGTCCGCAGCGGCAATGTCATTGGCGGCGGCGACTGGGCTGAAGACCGTCTGGTTCCTGATTTGATGCGGGCCTTCGCAGCGGATCAACCCGCCGCAATCCGCAATCCCCTGTTCGTGCGGCCCTGGCAACACGTTTTGGAACCGCTCAAGGGCTATTTAATGTTGGCCGAAAAGCTGTGGGACGCCCCCGGCGATTTTTCCGAGGCTTGGAATTTCGGTCCCCGCGATGAAGATGCACAACCGGTTTCGGTGATTGCCGATCGACTGGCCGAATTGTGGGAGGGAGACGCCTCCTGGGAATTGGCCGTCGGCGAGCAACCGTGCGAAGCTCATTCACTCAAACTGAATTGTGAAAAGGCGCGGGAGGAACTGGGATGGTGGCCCCGCACGACACTCGACACCGCTTTACAATGGACGGTTCAATGGTACCAAGCGTTTCAGAACGGACTCGACGCACGCGCGGTGACGCAACAGCAAATTTGCCAATTTCTCGGCACGAAGATACCGTTGAATACACAGGTGCCCACTGCCGGTTTTGCCAAAGCCGGTTAA
- a CDS encoding beta-ribofuranosylaminobenzene 5'-phosphate synthase family protein → MTDEVVVETGARLHFGLLAHSPQISRQFGGAGVMVSGIGYRLRGTVAEADEVIGDEIAADRVRRFVGAYRESIPNGKQPPPCRINLEQVIPPHAGLGSGTQLGLATARVLAVLAGESATPAIPLAERVGRGLRSGLGIHGFERGGFLIDGGKRSKDAVAPLVGHAEFPSEWRFVLVTPKEFSGLSGSAELKAFAEMAPMPTDMTDTLCRILLLQMMPAVIEADFDACSAAIYEFGRMVGEYFAPTQGGVFASPAMQQLAPVIRERGYTGIGQTSWGPTLFVLCRDQSHADVLCGELRSDPNCQNCDIRCVKPMNHGATIK, encoded by the coding sequence ATGACCGACGAAGTTGTTGTCGAAACCGGTGCGAGGCTACATTTTGGGCTGTTAGCGCATTCGCCCCAAATCTCGCGGCAATTCGGCGGCGCCGGGGTGATGGTCTCAGGAATCGGTTATCGCCTGCGCGGAACCGTCGCCGAAGCTGACGAGGTAATTGGAGACGAAATTGCTGCCGATCGCGTGCGCCGATTCGTCGGCGCCTACCGGGAATCCATTCCAAACGGCAAGCAGCCTCCCCCTTGCCGCATCAACCTGGAGCAAGTGATTCCGCCACATGCGGGGCTCGGTTCGGGAACGCAACTCGGTTTGGCCACCGCCCGCGTGCTAGCGGTGCTGGCTGGTGAATCAGCGACTCCTGCGATTCCGTTGGCCGAACGTGTCGGGCGGGGTTTGCGGTCGGGACTGGGCATCCACGGTTTTGAGCGGGGAGGGTTCCTCATCGACGGCGGCAAACGGAGCAAGGACGCCGTTGCCCCACTGGTGGGACACGCCGAGTTTCCAAGCGAATGGCGATTTGTGCTGGTGACCCCCAAAGAATTCAGCGGGCTCTCCGGATCAGCGGAATTGAAGGCCTTTGCCGAGATGGCCCCGATGCCGACGGACATGACCGATACGCTTTGCCGGATTTTATTATTGCAAATGATGCCGGCTGTGATCGAAGCCGATTTCGACGCCTGTAGTGCGGCCATTTACGAATTCGGTCGGATGGTCGGTGAATATTTTGCCCCGACACAAGGGGGAGTCTTCGCCTCACCGGCGATGCAACAATTGGCACCGGTCATTCGGGAACGGGGCTATACGGGAATCGGCCAAACATCCTGGGGCCCAACGCTCTTTGTACTCTGTCGCGATCAATCACACGCGGACGTGCTATGCGGCGAATTGCGCAGCGACCCGAATTGCCAAAACTGCGACATCCGCTGTGTCAAACCGATGAATCACGGTGCGACGATAAAATAG